Proteins found in one Quercus robur chromosome 2, dhQueRobu3.1, whole genome shotgun sequence genomic segment:
- the LOC126708661 gene encoding ferrochelatase-2, chloroplastic: MSATSYSGVLSQTKLLGSNLNCSTHRRFPTSCRLSERISTSRVFLSSCSSTSDKRNGMLGRSHHCNPIEKRNPVGQTFCSVGVCTHRGVDVESNSHATEERVGVLLLNLGGPDTLDDVQPFLFNLFADPDIIRLPRLFRFLQKPLAKLISVFRAPKSKEGYASIGGGSPLRKITDEQADALKIALEAKNMPVNVYVGMRYWYPFTEEAIQQIKRDRITRLVVLPLYPQFSISTTGSSIRVMQNIFREDAYLSRLPVSIIKSWYQREGYIKSMADLIEKELTIFSKPEEVMIFFSAHGVPVSYVENAGDPYKDQMEECIYLIMQELKARGTFNEHTLAFQSRVGPVQWLKPYTDEVLVELGQKGVKSLLAVPVSFVSEHIETLEEIDMEYKELALESGIENWGRVPALGCTSSFIMDLADAVIEALPSATAMSTSRNTSEAVDQDPMIYVIKMFFGSILAFVLLLSPKMLVAFRNKLF; the protein is encoded by the exons ATGTCCGCCACGTCATACTCTGGAGTCCTTTCCCAAACAAAGCTCCTCGGATCCAATCTCAACTGTTCCACTCATAGAAGATTTCCAAC GTCATGTCGTTTATCTGAAAGAATATCTACATCTCGGGTGTTTTTGAGTTCATGTTCTAGCACGAGTGATAAAAGAAATGGCATGCTTGGGAGATCACATCATTGCAACCCCATTGAGAAGAGAAACCCAGTGGGGCAAACGTTTTGCTCTGTGGGAGTATGCACGCACCGAGGAGTTGATGTTGAATCTAATTCACATGCCACAGAAGAGAGGGTTGGAGTGCTGCTTCTGAATCTAGGAGGACCAGATACACTAGATGACGTTCAACCATTTTTGTTCAATCTATTCGCAGATCCG GATATCATTCGTCTCCCAAGGTTGTTTCGGTTTCTCCAAAAACCATTGGCAAAGTTAATTTCTGTTTTTCGGGCTCCCAAAAGTAAAGAAGGCTATGCTTCTATAGGAGGTGGCTCTCCTTTGCGTAAAATAACAGATGAACAG GCAGATGCACTTAAAATCGCTTTGGAAGCAAAGAACATGCCAGTAAATGTCTATGTTGGAATGCGGTATTGGTACCCATTCACTGAGGAAGCAATTCAGCAA ATCAAGAGAGACAGGATAACCAGGCTTGTTGTGCTGCCTCTATATCCCCAGTTCTCCATCTCTACAACTGGGTCAAGCATCCGTGTAATGCAGAATATTTTTAG GGAAGATGCCTATCTATCACGGCTGCCTGTTTCTATTATAAAGTCCTGGTATCAACGAGAAGGTTACATCAAGTCAATGGCTGACCTGATTGAGAAGgaattaacaattttttctaaGCCTGAGGAG GTTATGATTTTCTTCAGTGCTCATGGAGTGCCAGTTAGCTATGTTGAGAATGCTGGAGATCCATACAAAGATCAAATGGAGGAGTGCATCTACTTAATAATGCAAGAGTTGAAAGCTAGAGGAACTTTCAATGAACATACTCTTGCTTTCCAG AGCCGTGTTGGTCCTGTACAGTGGCTGAAGCCTTACACTGACGAAGTTCTTGTTGAGCTTGGCCAGAAAGGTGTGAAGAGTCTTCTAGCTGTTCCAGTGAG CTTCGTGAGTGAGCACATAGAAACTCTGGAAGAGATTGATATGGAGTATAAGGAGTTGGCCCTTGAATCTGGGATTGAGAACTGGGGCCGTGTCCCTGCCCTCGGATGCACTTCTTCTTTCATCATGGATCTGGCAGATGCTGTTATAGAAGCTCTACCATCAGCAACAGCCATGTCAACCTCAAGGAACACCTCTGAAGCAGTTGATCAGGACCCAATGATATATGTCATTAAAATGTTCTTCGGTTCCATCTTGGCATTTGTCTTGCTTTTGTCTCCAAAAATGTTGGTGGCATTTAGGAACAAACTCTTTTGA